The following proteins are encoded in a genomic region of Enterocloster clostridioformis:
- the glyA gene encoding serine hydroxymethyltransferase, translating into MVNEVMDFITGYDKEVGEAIQAECARQRRNLELIASENIVSEPVMMAMGTVLTNKYAEGYSGKRYYGGCQCVDVVETLAIERAKKLFGCDYANVQPHSGAQANMAVFIAMLKAGDTVMGMNLDHGGHLTHGSPVNFSGLYFHIVPYGVNDQGFIDYDELERIAKEARPKLIIAGASAYARTIDFKRFREIADEVGAYLMVDMAHIAGLVAAGEHPSPIPYADVVTTTTHKTLRGPRGGMILANKEAAEKFNFNKAIFPGTQGGPLEHVIAGKAVCFGEALKPEFKSYQRQVTANAKALAQALKKQGFKLLTDGTDNHLMLVDLRGMEVSGKELQNRCDEVYITLNKNTVPNDPRSPFVTSGVRIGTPAITTRGLKEEDMPKIAECIWLAATDFENKADYIRREVTKLCDKYPIYQ; encoded by the coding sequence ATGGTTAATGAAGTAATGGATTTTATTACCGGATATGACAAGGAAGTGGGCGAGGCCATTCAGGCTGAATGCGCGCGCCAGAGACGCAACCTGGAACTCATCGCATCAGAGAATATCGTGTCAGAGCCTGTCATGATGGCTATGGGGACGGTTCTCACCAATAAGTATGCGGAAGGATATTCGGGAAAACGTTATTACGGCGGATGCCAGTGCGTGGACGTGGTGGAAACCCTTGCCATTGAGCGTGCTAAGAAGCTGTTCGGATGTGATTACGCCAACGTACAGCCACATTCAGGCGCTCAGGCCAATATGGCGGTGTTCATTGCCATGCTGAAAGCAGGGGACACGGTCATGGGCATGAACCTGGACCACGGCGGTCATCTCACCCACGGAAGTCCTGTGAATTTTTCCGGCCTTTACTTTCATATCGTACCTTATGGAGTCAATGACCAGGGGTTCATCGACTACGATGAGCTGGAGCGGATTGCAAAGGAAGCCAGGCCAAAGCTTATCATAGCAGGCGCCAGCGCCTATGCCAGGACCATTGATTTCAAGCGGTTTCGTGAAATCGCTGACGAAGTTGGCGCTTATCTCATGGTTGATATGGCCCATATCGCGGGTCTGGTGGCTGCGGGCGAACATCCCAGCCCCATTCCTTATGCGGATGTGGTGACCACCACCACCCACAAGACATTGAGGGGGCCAAGGGGCGGCATGATTCTGGCAAACAAGGAGGCGGCTGAGAAATTTAATTTCAACAAGGCCATTTTCCCGGGAACCCAAGGCGGCCCGCTGGAGCATGTGATAGCGGGAAAAGCAGTGTGCTTTGGAGAGGCATTAAAGCCTGAATTCAAGTCATACCAGCGCCAGGTGACAGCCAATGCAAAGGCTCTTGCCCAGGCTCTTAAAAAACAGGGATTCAAGCTCCTTACGGACGGCACGGACAACCACCTGATGCTGGTTGATCTGCGCGGCATGGAAGTGTCGGGCAAGGAGCTGCAGAATCGCTGCGATGAGGTGTACATCACCCTGAACAAGAATACGGTTCCCAATGACCCCAGAAGCCCATTTGTCACTTCAGGCGTGCGCATCGGTACACCGGCCATTACCACCAGGGGCCTTAAGGAAGAGGACATGCCGAAGATTGCCGAGTGCATTTGGCTGGCTGCCACGGATTTTGAGAATAAAGCGGATTATATCAGGAGAGAAGTGACAAAGCTCTGTGACAAATACCCCATTTATCAGTAG
- the recJ gene encoding single-stranded-DNA-specific exonuclease RecJ → MTEARWMLYAKKADFNKIAEKYHISPVTARIIRNRGLEDVEDIGRYLHGSVEQLHDPHLLPDMDRAVEILGQKAAEGRRIRIVGDYDIDGVCSTYLLYRALKRIGAEVDYEIPDRIKDGYGINELIIEAAAEDGIDTILTCDNGIAAISQIARAKELGMTVIVTDHHDILTEDSETPEGREMLPPADAVVNPKRRDSLYPFPDICGGMVAYKLVQVLYEVHKIPGEEWLGLLEIAAIATVGDVMKLQGENRIIVKEGLSRLEHTSNLGLRKLIEKNNLQAGNITAYHIGFVIGPCLNASGRLQTAKIALGLLLCEDEPAADRMAEELKALNDQRKDMTQEGIEQAAAMVDELYREDKVLVVFLPDCHESLAGIVAGRLRERYNKPSYVLTRAEGCVKGSGRSIEAYHMFQSLVEVQDLLLKFGGHPMAAGFSLEDKDVDEFRRRLNENARERLTEEDFIPKVWIDVAMPFEYITEPFIEELELLEPYGQGNEKPQFAQKGLFIRSARVMGRNRNVVRVSLVNERGTAMDGVIFTEGDLFMEEMGDRRVMDIIYYPGVNEYNGNRNLQIVVKNWKFH, encoded by the coding sequence ATGACAGAAGCAAGATGGATGCTGTATGCCAAGAAGGCAGACTTTAATAAAATTGCAGAAAAATACCATATCAGCCCGGTAACGGCCAGAATCATACGCAACCGCGGTCTGGAGGATGTGGAAGATATAGGACGGTATCTTCACGGCTCCGTGGAGCAGCTTCACGATCCGCACCTGCTGCCGGACATGGACCGGGCAGTGGAGATACTTGGACAGAAGGCGGCTGAAGGCAGGCGTATACGGATTGTGGGAGACTACGATATAGACGGTGTATGCTCCACATACCTTCTCTACCGCGCATTAAAGCGGATTGGGGCTGAGGTGGATTATGAGATTCCGGACCGCATTAAGGACGGATACGGCATCAATGAATTGATTATAGAAGCAGCGGCAGAGGACGGAATCGACACCATCCTTACCTGTGATAACGGTATTGCCGCCATCAGCCAGATAGCCAGGGCCAAGGAGCTGGGGATGACCGTGATCGTGACGGATCATCACGATATACTGACTGAGGACAGTGAGACGCCGGAGGGCAGGGAGATGCTGCCGCCCGCGGATGCCGTGGTCAATCCCAAGCGCAGGGACAGCCTTTATCCCTTTCCCGATATATGCGGCGGCATGGTAGCCTATAAGCTGGTGCAGGTGCTTTATGAGGTCCATAAAATACCCGGTGAGGAATGGCTCGGTCTGCTGGAAATCGCGGCCATTGCAACGGTGGGGGATGTGATGAAGCTTCAGGGAGAGAACCGCATCATTGTAAAGGAGGGGCTCTCCAGGCTGGAACATACGTCCAATCTGGGACTTCGGAAACTGATTGAGAAAAATAATCTCCAGGCAGGGAACATCACGGCCTATCACATCGGCTTTGTCATCGGACCGTGCCTGAATGCCAGCGGACGGCTTCAGACGGCCAAGATAGCCCTTGGGCTCCTTCTGTGTGAGGATGAGCCGGCGGCGGACCGGATGGCAGAGGAATTAAAGGCCCTCAACGACCAGCGCAAGGACATGACCCAGGAGGGGATTGAACAGGCGGCAGCCATGGTGGATGAGCTGTACCGGGAGGATAAGGTGCTGGTGGTATTCCTGCCGGACTGCCACGAATCACTGGCCGGCATTGTGGCAGGGCGTCTCAGGGAACGGTACAACAAGCCCTCCTATGTGCTTACGCGGGCCGAGGGCTGCGTCAAGGGGTCGGGACGTTCCATAGAGGCATATCATATGTTCCAGTCCCTGGTGGAGGTACAGGACCTGCTGCTTAAGTTCGGGGGTCATCCCATGGCGGCCGGGTTTTCACTGGAGGATAAGGATGTGGACGAATTCCGGCGCCGTCTCAACGAAAACGCGCGGGAGCGGCTGACGGAAGAGGATTTCATACCCAAGGTGTGGATTGATGTGGCTATGCCTTTTGAATACATAACTGAACCGTTCATAGAGGAATTGGAGCTGCTGGAACCGTATGGACAGGGAAATGAGAAACCCCAGTTTGCCCAGAAGGGACTGTTTATACGCAGTGCCAGGGTCATGGGGCGTAACAGGAATGTGGTGCGGGTAAGCCTAGTAAATGAGCGGGGAACAGCCATGGACGGCGTGATTTTTACGGAGGGAGATTTGTTCATGGAGGAAATGGGTGACCGCCGTGTCATGGATATTATCTACTATCCGGGAGTAAATGAGTATAACGGAAACAGGAATCTGCAGATTGTAGTGAAGAATTGGAAGTTCCATTAG
- the brnQ gene encoding branched-chain amino acid transport system II carrier protein — protein MRQKLSKQNLLLVGFTLFSMFFGAGNLIFPPFLGARAGVLTWKAMSGFLLSAVGLPVLGVAAVALSGGIGKLAGRVHPGFAFLFTLLIYLSIGPCLAIPRTSSTSFEMTVFPVLEQMGVSLNSTVSGTGFTVQTMAQFGYSVVFFAAAMAVAFRPDKLTDRLGKILCPTLLVLISVIFIGCLVWPMGHYGAPGAVYKSGPAVTGFLEGYQTMDTIAALNFGIIIAINIQAKGVDQEGAIVRETIRAGIIAGILLALIYAALAHIGAPAGAAAGSMDNGARILTFVAGNLFGNAGMMILGLIFLIACFNTCVGLLSCCSQYFNSIIPVIGYRVWVFLFALISLIISSAGLNKILAVSVPVLNAIYPIAIVLIVLAFLGPLTRRWPAMYSAAILFTGAVSVVYALEQSKFVIPFLTQATTFLPGYGAGLGWIVPAFAGMAAGIIYSSVMGDQEE, from the coding sequence ATGAGGCAGAAATTGTCGAAGCAGAATCTTCTGCTTGTGGGTTTTACATTATTTTCTATGTTTTTTGGTGCGGGGAATTTGATTTTCCCGCCTTTTCTTGGCGCCCGGGCAGGGGTGCTGACCTGGAAGGCCATGTCGGGTTTTCTGCTCAGCGCGGTGGGACTTCCTGTCCTGGGAGTGGCTGCGGTTGCCCTTTCGGGCGGCATTGGCAAGCTGGCGGGCAGGGTGCACCCCGGCTTTGCATTCCTGTTTACCCTTCTTATCTATCTCTCCATAGGACCGTGCCTGGCCATACCCAGGACCTCCAGTACTTCCTTCGAGATGACGGTGTTCCCGGTTCTTGAGCAGATGGGCGTTTCTCTGAACAGTACGGTAAGCGGGACCGGCTTTACGGTCCAGACCATGGCACAGTTCGGATATTCCGTGGTGTTCTTTGCGGCTGCCATGGCAGTGGCATTCAGGCCGGATAAGCTGACGGACAGGCTGGGGAAAATATTGTGTCCCACATTGCTGGTGCTTATCAGCGTTATTTTTATAGGATGCCTGGTGTGGCCCATGGGTCATTACGGCGCTCCCGGAGCTGTCTATAAGTCTGGCCCCGCTGTGACTGGTTTCCTGGAGGGATACCAGACCATGGATACCATTGCGGCCCTGAATTTTGGAATTATTATTGCCATCAATATACAGGCCAAGGGGGTGGATCAGGAGGGTGCGATTGTCAGGGAAACCATTAGGGCGGGAATCATAGCAGGTATTCTGCTGGCCCTTATTTATGCGGCCCTGGCCCACATCGGTGCACCGGCGGGAGCCGCGGCCGGCAGCATGGATAATGGGGCAAGGATACTTACTTTCGTTGCGGGAAACCTCTTTGGAAATGCAGGTATGATGATACTGGGGCTTATTTTCCTCATTGCCTGTTTTAATACATGCGTGGGGCTTCTCAGCTGCTGCAGCCAGTATTTTAATTCTATCATACCTGTAATCGGCTACAGAGTATGGGTGTTTTTATTTGCCCTGATTAGCCTGATTATATCCAGTGCGGGCCTTAATAAGATACTGGCCGTGTCAGTGCCGGTTCTGAACGCCATTTACCCAATCGCCATTGTGCTGATTGTGCTGGCATTTTTAGGGCCGCTTACAAGAAGGTGGCCGGCCATGTATTCGGCGGCCATTCTGTTTACAGGCGCAGTCAGCGTGGTATATGCCCTGGAACAGAGCAAATTCGTGATTCCATTCCTCACCCAGGCAACTACGTTCCTGCCCGGATACGGGGCTGGATTGGGGTGGATTGTGCCGGCATTTGCGGGAATGGCGGCCGGTATCATTTACTCCTCGGTCATGGGGGACCAGGAAGAATAG
- a CDS encoding CdaR family transcriptional regulator produces the protein MEQTGKALRLSRQGAQAIVEEVGAIVGQNINMMDPEGYVIASTDPERIGTLHEGARKIIREHLDELYVRNEEATFTSRPGLNLPVYQAGSIAGVIGITGRYEEVAGYGQIVKKMVEILIRENVWQDERRMGQRVLNRFLEDWVLGSGLLQPRVLEERGFALGIDISVPRRVMVAGVKNFQEYASTASGQKLLEQAEGEAVSLAGAGCLVFRNAGRQIFLVQGASDRHMTQLAGRIRSCVQKKFGIGLVMGIDGRARDIHVAYGQANKAWRSADMSKRDVMTYDSVTLELFTEDVADSVKAEYLRKVFKNCGYEELCQWMGLLEAYFGAEGSLKAASDAMHIHKNTLTYKLRKLEELTGYDVRVLSQSAVFYMAMVFFRDVKEMMQD, from the coding sequence ATGGAACAGACAGGGAAGGCGCTGAGGCTTTCACGGCAGGGAGCCCAGGCCATTGTGGAGGAAGTGGGGGCCATTGTGGGCCAGAATATTAATATGATGGACCCGGAAGGTTATGTCATAGCCAGTACGGATCCGGAGCGAATCGGCACGCTTCATGAGGGGGCCAGGAAAATCATCAGGGAGCATCTGGATGAGCTGTATGTGAGGAACGAGGAGGCCACGTTCACCTCCCGTCCGGGGCTGAACCTGCCTGTGTACCAGGCCGGAAGCATTGCCGGCGTTATCGGCATCACGGGCCGGTATGAGGAAGTGGCCGGCTATGGCCAGATTGTGAAGAAGATGGTGGAAATCCTGATTCGGGAAAATGTTTGGCAGGATGAACGCCGTATGGGGCAGCGGGTGCTGAACCGTTTTCTGGAGGACTGGGTCCTTGGAAGCGGACTCCTTCAGCCCAGGGTACTGGAGGAGAGAGGCTTTGCGCTGGGAATCGACATTTCTGTTCCCAGAAGGGTCATGGTGGCAGGCGTCAAAAACTTCCAGGAATACGCATCCACCGCGTCGGGCCAGAAGCTGCTGGAGCAGGCAGAGGGGGAAGCTGTTTCCCTGGCAGGGGCGGGATGTCTGGTGTTCCGCAATGCCGGCCGGCAGATTTTCCTGGTTCAGGGTGCTTCCGACCGTCATATGACCCAGCTGGCCGGGCGCATACGCTCCTGTGTGCAGAAGAAATTCGGCATAGGTCTGGTTATGGGGATCGACGGCAGGGCCAGGGACATCCATGTGGCATATGGCCAGGCCAACAAGGCATGGCGCTCAGCCGATATGTCCAAACGGGACGTCATGACATATGACAGCGTTACCCTGGAGCTGTTTACGGAGGATGTGGCTGATAGTGTGAAGGCAGAGTACCTTCGCAAGGTATTTAAGAACTGCGGTTATGAGGAGCTGTGTCAGTGGATGGGGCTTCTGGAGGCTTATTTCGGAGCCGAGGGTTCCTTAAAGGCTGCGTCGGATGCCATGCACATCCATAAGAATACATTGACCTATAAGCTCAGGAAGCTGGAGGAACTGACGGGATATGACGTGCGCGTACTGAGCCAGTCAGCGGTGTTTTACATGGCGATGGTATTTTTCAGGGATGTGAAGGAAATGATGCAGGATTAG
- a CDS encoding Rpn family recombination-promoting nuclease/putative transposase → MKKMNDPGRPVMKPLAELTLLDRFLFACVMEDRGTMELVLSTILGEEIHLAEQPQAEREMRTVPWLRSIRLDVYSVGEESRVYNAEVQKKNTGNLIKRSRFYQALIDSSLLAPGEIDFNRMQPSCLITIMPFDLWGYGRYRYTFRMECQEESGLFLEDGAVRIFLNTHGTVPEGISGELIELLHYIERTSETEAAKSSSLRIKELHRRVSRVKVSEEIGVRYMQEWEERMYQLQDAKAEGREEGREAGLEEGIRAFVLDNLEEGKTEGQILDKLVRMFSLSRDTAGEYLKRYKGTA, encoded by the coding sequence ATGAAGAAAATGAATGACCCCGGCAGGCCTGTCATGAAACCGCTGGCAGAGCTGACCCTGCTGGACCGTTTTTTATTTGCATGTGTTATGGAGGATCGCGGGACCATGGAGCTGGTCCTTTCCACCATACTTGGTGAGGAGATTCATCTGGCGGAGCAGCCTCAGGCAGAGAGGGAAATGCGGACAGTGCCCTGGCTGCGTTCTATCCGGCTGGACGTGTATTCCGTGGGCGAGGAAAGCCGTGTTTACAATGCGGAAGTACAGAAAAAGAATACCGGGAACCTGATTAAGAGAAGCCGGTTTTATCAGGCGTTGATTGACAGTTCACTGCTGGCGCCCGGTGAAATTGATTTTAACCGCATGCAGCCCTCCTGCCTCATTACCATCATGCCCTTTGACTTGTGGGGATATGGAAGGTACAGATACACATTTCGGATGGAGTGTCAGGAGGAAAGCGGCCTTTTTCTGGAAGACGGGGCGGTCAGGATATTTCTCAATACCCATGGAACTGTGCCGGAGGGAATAAGCGGAGAGCTGATAGAGCTGCTTCATTACATAGAGCGGACCTCTGAAACAGAGGCGGCCAAAAGCAGCAGTCTGCGGATTAAGGAACTGCACAGGCGGGTCAGCCGGGTCAAAGTCAGTGAAGAGATTGGAGTGAGATATATGCAGGAATGGGAAGAACGGATGTATCAGCTTCAGGATGCTAAGGCAGAAGGAAGGGAAGAGGGAAGGGAAGCCGGACTTGAGGAAGGTATAAGGGCCTTTGTCCTGGATAATCTGGAGGAAGGGAAAACAGAAGGGCAGATATTGGATAAACTGGTGCGGATGTTCTCTTTGAGCCGGGACACGGCCGGGGAGTATCTGAAGCGCTATAAGGGGACTGCCTGA
- a CDS encoding amidohydrolase family protein, with product MNRTILNAGMILCGEQLTPMENGSLIIEDGIIREILPREARDALSIEDAEEISLPHMTLMPGMIECHNHLCIDATLPEHLELLAWSNECQLTLLALKGLKEDLMSGVTTARCMGDKYYIDVTLKKLIEDGKAEGPRLLAAGIGIKGSHGAGHIGMPHCGTEEIRRTCRENLKKGADLLKLFITPGVPDPFSTFVPSFLSLEEISVAISEGARLGIPTAAHCIGGQGLKDCIDGGVDVIEHMYMATEQDVDRLASSRCVVDLTSGIFLDPSREEFLSPANALKVRQNRSRVRENVARIIKARLPFVLGTDAYHGLLYREVGYAVELGAAPVTAIQGVTSHAAKVCRLEDRIGKLENGLEADIIAVKGNPLEDVSRLSQVGLVMKGGVIYRQP from the coding sequence ATGAACCGAACCATATTAAATGCAGGAATGATTTTATGCGGGGAACAGCTTACTCCCATGGAGAACGGATCCCTTATCATTGAGGACGGAATCATCCGGGAAATCCTGCCCCGGGAGGCCAGGGATGCATTATCCATAGAAGACGCAGAAGAAATCAGCCTTCCCCATATGACTCTGATGCCGGGCATGATAGAGTGCCACAACCACCTGTGCATTGATGCCACCCTTCCGGAACACCTGGAGCTGCTGGCCTGGAGCAACGAATGCCAGCTGACCCTGCTGGCATTAAAGGGACTTAAGGAAGACCTGATGAGCGGTGTAACCACAGCCCGGTGCATGGGGGATAAGTACTACATAGACGTGACCCTGAAGAAGCTGATTGAGGACGGAAAGGCTGAAGGCCCCCGTCTCCTGGCAGCGGGCATCGGCATAAAGGGAAGCCACGGAGCGGGCCACATCGGAATGCCCCACTGCGGAACCGAAGAAATCCGCCGCACCTGCCGCGAGAACTTGAAAAAAGGCGCGGACCTGCTGAAGCTTTTCATAACCCCCGGTGTTCCGGATCCCTTCAGCACCTTTGTGCCGAGCTTTCTCAGCCTGGAGGAAATCTCCGTTGCAATCAGTGAAGGCGCGCGCCTGGGCATCCCCACTGCCGCCCACTGTATCGGCGGCCAGGGCCTGAAAGACTGCATTGACGGCGGAGTGGATGTGATTGAGCACATGTACATGGCTACGGAACAGGATGTGGATCGTCTGGCTTCATCACGCTGTGTGGTGGACCTGACCTCCGGTATTTTCTTAGACCCCAGCCGGGAGGAATTTCTCTCACCCGCCAATGCCCTGAAGGTAAGGCAGAACCGCAGCCGGGTCCGCGAAAATGTGGCCCGCATCATCAAGGCCCGCCTCCCCTTTGTCCTGGGAACAGACGCTTATCACGGCCTTCTGTACCGGGAGGTAGGATATGCAGTGGAACTGGGAGCCGCCCCTGTAACCGCCATCCAGGGCGTCACCTCCCACGCGGCCAAAGTCTGCCGCCTGGAAGACAGAATCGGAAAGCTGGAAAACGGCCTGGAAGCAGATATCATTGCCGTAAAGGGGAATCCCCTGGAGGATGTATCCCGCCTTTCACAGGTAGGACTGGTGATGAAAGGCGGCGTGATTTACAGGCAGCCTTAG
- a CDS encoding dicarboxylate/amino acid:cation symporter codes for MENRKSPGLTTAIFIGLALGAAAGILLHYAVPEGKVRDVLLIDGIFYLIGNGFLRLMQMLVVPLVFCSLVCGSMSMGDTKKLGKIGVKTLGFYLATTALAITAAILTAQMINPGAGLDLSALETAQVTIGEKEGLADTLLAIIPVNPVRALADGDMLSIILFALIVGMILAGLGEAVQTVGNLFSQFNDVMMQMTVMVMKLAPYGVFCLTARTFSGIGFDAFLPLFKYMAGVMIALAIQGLVVYMAILKGFTGLSPVKFLKKFLPVMGFAFSTATSNATIPMSIDTLHRKMGVPRRISSFTIPLGATINMDGTAIMQGVAVVFASQAFGIHLSVADYLTVILTATLASVGTAGVPGVGLITLSMVFASVGLPVEAIALIMGIDRILDMSRTAVNITGDAVCTTVVAFQDGGVDRAVFENMEAGRDG; via the coding sequence ATGGAAAATAGGAAAAGTCCGGGACTTACCACCGCTATCTTCATTGGACTTGCGCTGGGGGCGGCTGCGGGCATCCTTCTTCATTACGCTGTTCCGGAGGGGAAGGTCCGGGACGTACTGCTCATAGACGGAATATTCTATCTGATAGGAAATGGATTCCTGCGTCTGATGCAGATGCTGGTGGTGCCATTGGTATTCTGCTCCCTGGTGTGCGGCAGCATGTCCATGGGGGATACGAAGAAACTGGGAAAAATAGGAGTAAAGACACTGGGATTTTATCTGGCAACCACTGCTCTGGCCATCACCGCGGCCATATTGACTGCCCAAATGATTAACCCGGGAGCCGGGTTAGATCTTTCTGCCCTGGAAACAGCCCAGGTCACTATCGGGGAGAAGGAAGGGCTGGCGGACACGCTTTTGGCTATCATTCCGGTCAATCCGGTGAGGGCGCTGGCAGACGGGGATATGCTGTCCATCATCCTCTTTGCGCTGATTGTGGGAATGATTCTGGCCGGTCTGGGGGAAGCGGTTCAGACGGTGGGGAATTTATTCAGCCAGTTTAATGATGTGATGATGCAGATGACAGTCATGGTCATGAAGCTGGCTCCCTACGGCGTGTTCTGTCTGACTGCCAGAACGTTTTCCGGCATTGGTTTTGACGCGTTTCTGCCCCTGTTTAAGTATATGGCAGGGGTTATGATTGCACTGGCCATACAGGGGCTGGTGGTCTACATGGCGATCCTTAAGGGGTTTACAGGGCTGAGTCCTGTCAAATTCCTCAAGAAATTCCTGCCTGTAATGGGCTTTGCGTTTTCCACCGCGACTTCCAATGCAACCATTCCCATGTCCATCGATACCCTGCACAGGAAGATGGGGGTGCCGCGGCGTATTTCTTCCTTTACCATACCCCTGGGGGCCACGATCAACATGGACGGCACAGCTATCATGCAGGGGGTGGCTGTGGTGTTCGCATCCCAGGCATTTGGAATCCACCTGTCCGTGGCGGATTATCTGACCGTGATACTGACGGCCACCCTGGCTTCCGTGGGAACGGCCGGTGTGCCGGGGGTGGGACTGATTACCCTATCCATGGTATTTGCATCAGTGGGCCTGCCAGTGGAGGCCATAGCCCTGATTATGGGAATTGACCGCATATTGGATATGAGCAGGACGGCTGTCAACATTACCGGGGATGCAGTGTGTACCACTGTGGTGGCATTCCAGGACGGCGGCGTGGACCGGGCCGTATTTGAAAATATGGAAGCGGGACGGGATGGATAA
- a CDS encoding glycerate kinase produces MKFLFASDSFKGTLSSERITQLLEAAAGRTFPGCETAGVPVADGGEGTIDAVISALNGTYRRLTVHGPLMEEAQSFYGEFEGDSAIIEMAAASGLPMVPADRRNPLNTTTYGTGELIRDALDRGYRKISIAIGGSATNDGGMGAMRALGVRFLDDQGNELEGRGRDLTRVADIDASRMHPAVAQAGFTVMCDVTNPLTGPDGATYTFGKQKGGTPEILDVLEGGMVRYAALLKEKLGVDVDKIPGAGAAGGLGAAFCVFLKANLKSGIDTVLDLVHFDSLLEGVDLVITGEGRMDWQSAFGKVPSGIGKRCRERGIPVAAIVGGMGDKAETIFDYGIDSIMTTINGSMDIEEALERAEELYISAADRTFRMLKAGMSLGRK; encoded by the coding sequence ATGAAGTTTTTATTTGCATCAGATTCGTTTAAGGGGACCTTGTCGTCAGAGCGCATTACACAGCTTTTGGAGGCAGCGGCAGGGCGGACATTTCCGGGCTGTGAGACAGCTGGCGTGCCTGTGGCTGACGGCGGGGAGGGAACCATTGACGCGGTGATTTCAGCGCTGAACGGTACATACCGCAGACTGACGGTCCATGGCCCTTTGATGGAGGAGGCGCAGTCCTTTTACGGGGAATTTGAAGGGGACTCCGCTATCATCGAGATGGCAGCTGCTTCCGGGCTTCCCATGGTGCCGGCGGACAGGCGCAATCCCCTGAACACCACCACCTACGGCACAGGGGAATTGATTAGAGATGCTCTGGATCGGGGATACCGGAAGATTTCCATTGCCATTGGAGGCAGCGCAACCAATGACGGCGGTATGGGGGCCATGCGTGCTCTGGGAGTAAGGTTCCTGGATGATCAGGGAAATGAGCTGGAGGGCAGAGGCCGGGATTTGACAAGAGTGGCTGATATTGATGCGAGCCGGATGCACCCGGCGGTGGCCCAGGCCGGATTCACCGTGATGTGCGATGTGACCAATCCTCTTACGGGACCGGACGGAGCCACCTATACATTTGGAAAGCAGAAGGGCGGTACACCGGAAATCCTGGACGTGTTAGAGGGCGGAATGGTTCGGTATGCGGCTCTGCTGAAGGAAAAGCTGGGCGTGGATGTGGATAAGATTCCCGGAGCGGGCGCTGCCGGTGGATTAGGGGCGGCATTCTGCGTGTTCCTGAAGGCCAATCTCAAGTCCGGTATTGACACGGTACTGGATTTGGTTCATTTTGACAGCCTCTTAGAGGGGGTGGACCTGGTGATTACCGGAGAGGGTAGAATGGACTGGCAGTCTGCCTTTGGAAAGGTGCCAAGCGGAATCGGAAAGCGCTGCAGGGAGAGAGGCATACCGGTGGCAGCCATCGTGGGAGGTATGGGCGACAAGGCTGAGACGATTTTTGATTACGGCATTGACAGTATTATGACCACGATAAACGGCTCCATGGATATCGAGGAGGCCCTGGAGCGGGCGGAAGAGCTGTACATCAGTGCCGCGGACCGTACATTCAGGATGCTGAAGGCCGGAATGAGCCTGGGGCGGAAATAG